A region of the Henckelia pumila chloroplast, complete genome genome:
AAAAGACAAACAAATTAAGAAAAAAATATTATTAATATAATAAAGTTGATTATCATAGGTATCTTTCGTGTAGAAAGATGAATAAGTCCGTGGACTTAGTCTATATACTCACTTAGATATATAGATATTTATTACTTCTATAAGAATTATTAAATTCAATTTAATAATAAAGACCAATTCATAATAATTACAATTTTGAATTATAATTATTGTAAGATATGATATAAAAAAAATAATAACAGGTGCAAATAGTAAATTGAGGTACCCCATTTTATGACAACTTTCACTTTTCCCTCTGTTTTTGTGCCTTTAGTGGGCCTAGTATTTCCGGCAATTGCAATGGCTTCTTTATTTCTTTATGTTCAAAAAAACAAGATTGTTTAGATCTGAGGGGATCCCACCTCATCCATTTTTTTTTTGAACTTCTACTTGCTAGCATAACACAGATATTTATTTCTTTCGGGAAATGGAAATATGGTATGACATGTGATTTCTAAAGGAAA
Encoded here:
- the psaI gene encoding photosystem I subunit I encodes the protein MTTFTFPSVFVPLVGLVFPAIAMASLFLYVQKNKIV